One genomic window of Brassica napus cultivar Da-Ae unplaced genomic scaffold, Da-Ae ScsIHWf_507;HRSCAF=764, whole genome shotgun sequence includes the following:
- the LOC125604273 gene encoding serine/threonine-protein kinase WAG1 produces the protein MEDDGYYLETDLDFSFTSTATDRTFTSSSARSSLARSSLTLSFNDRLSTATTPSTTTSAAATTLHHRRQDPHWTAIRAATTLSSDGRLHLRHLKLVRLLGTGNLGRVFLCHLRDCPTPTAFALKVIDRDTLTAKKLSHVQTEAEILSMLDHPFLPTLYARIDASHYTCLLIDYCPNGDLHSLLRKQPGNRLPVSSVRFFAAEVLVALEYLHALGIVYRDLKPENILIREDGHIMLSDFDLCFKADVVPTFRSRRFRRVSTPPSSPRRLRRSRRGGCCFSTEVEYEREEIVAEFAAEPVTAFSKSCVGTHEYLAPELVAGNGHGSGVDWWAFGIFLHEMLHGTTPFKGATKEQTLRKIASSDDVAFPLELEEEGIREAKDLIQKLLVKDPMKRLGCARGAQDIKRHPFFEGIKWPLIRNYKPPEIRGLVKKSTKAHACHVTAVSSPRRRKWLWWALSNLLRSKSLKGSNSKIQSNNNYYHYVGKSYNASRKRV, from the coding sequence ATGGAAGACGACGGTTATTACCTCGAAACCGATCTCGATTTCAGCTTCACCTCCACCGCCACAGACCGGACCTTCACCTCCTCAAGCGCTCGCTCCAGTCTCGCTCGTTCAAGCCTCACCTTAAGCTTCAACGACAGACTCTCCACTGCTACAACACCTTCCACCACCACTTCCGCCGCCGCGACAACGCTCCACCACCGTCGCCAAGATCCTCACTGGACAGCAATCAGAGCCGCGACAACGCTCTCCTCCGATGGACGTCTCCATCTCCGCCACCTAAAACTCGTCCGCCTCCTCGGAACCGGAAACCTGGGCCGTGTATTCCTCTGCCACCTCCGTGACTGCCCAACCCCCACGGCATTCGCGCTTAAAGTCATCGACCGTGATACTCTCACGGCGAAGAAGCTTTCGCACGTGCAAACGGAGGCGGAGATCCTCTCCATGCTAGACCACCCGTTCTTGCCTACACTCTACGCACGTATCGACGCTTCTCACTACACTTGTCTCCTCATTGATTACTGTCCCAACGGAGACTTACATTCCTTGCTACGTAAGCAACCTGGTAACCGGTTACCGGTTTCATCGGTTAGATTCTTCGCCGCCGAAGTACTCGTCGCCTTAGAGTATCTCCACGCTCTCGGTATCGTGTACCGAGATCTCAAACCGGAGAACATCTTGATCCGTGAAGACGGACACATCATGCTCTCAGATTTCGATCTCTGCTTCAAAGCCGACGTCGTTCCCACTTTCCGATCTCGACGTTTCCGGAGAGTTTCGACTCCGCCGTCGTCTCCGAGAAGGTTGAGGAGGAGTCGACGCGGCGGTTGCTGCTTCTCCACGGAGGTAGAGTACGAGAGAGAGGAGATAGTGGCTGAGTTCGCGGCGGAGCCAGTGACGGCGTTTTCTAAGTCGTGCGTTGGAACTCACGAGTATCTAGCGCCGGAGCTCGTCGCCGGAAACGGACACGGAAGCGGCGTAGACTGGTGGGCGTTTGGGATATTTCTCCACGAGATGTTACATGGAACAACGCCGTTTAAAGGTGCGACCAAAGAACAAACCCTGCGCAAGATAGCGTCGAGTGATGACGTGGCGTTTCCGTTGGAGTTGGAGGAAGAGGGAATAAGAGAAGCGAAGGATTTGATTCAGAAGCTGTTGGTGAAGGATCCAATGAAGAGACTAGGTTGCGCCAGGGGTGCGCAGGATATCAAAAGGCATCCGTTTTTCGAAGGGATCAAGTGGCCGTTGATTAGAAACTATAAGCCGCCGGAGATTCGAGGTCTGGTGAAGAAGTCGACGAAGGCACATGCTTGTCACGTGACTGCTGTGTCATCG